In a genomic window of Zonotrichia albicollis isolate bZonAlb1 chromosome 7, bZonAlb1.hap1, whole genome shotgun sequence:
- the EMX2 gene encoding homeobox protein EMX2 isoform X1 has protein sequence MFQPTPKRCFTIESLVAKDSPLPASRSEDPIRPAALSYANSSPMNPFLNGFHSTGRGVYSNPDLVFAEAVSHPPNPAVPVHPVPPPHALAAHPLPASHSTHPLFASQQRDPSTFYPWLIHRYRYLGHRFQGNETSPESFLLHNALARKPKRIRTAFSPSQLLRLEHAFEKNHYVVGAERKQLAHSLSLTETQVKVWFQNRRTKFKRQKLEEEGSDSQQKKKGTHHINRWRIATKQASPEEIDVTSDD, from the exons ATGTTTCAGCCCACACCCAAGCGGTGTTTCACCATCGAGTCGCTGGTGGCCAAAGACAGCCCCTTGCCCGCGTCTCGCTCCGAGGATCCTATCCGACCGGCGGCGCTCAGCTATGCCAATTCCAGCCCGATGAACCCTTTTCTCAACGGCTTCCACTCCACTGGCAGGGGGGTCTACTCCAACCCGGACTTGGTCTTTGCAGAGGCCGTCTCGCACCCGCCGAACCCGGCCGTGCCGGTCCATCCCGTGCCCCCTCCTCACGCCCTGGCCGCCCACCCGCTGCCTGCCTCGCACTCCACGCACCCGCTCTTCGCCTCGCAGCAAAGGGACCCCTCCACCTTCTACCCGTGGCTAATACACCGCTACCGGTATCTGGGCCACAGGTTCCAAG GGAATGAAACCAGCCCGGAGAGCTTCCTATTGCACAATGCACTGGCCAGAAAACCCAAACGGATCCGTACAGCTTTCTCCCCATCCCAATTACTGAGACTGGAACATGCCTTTGAGAAGAACCATTATGTAGTAGGAGCGGAGAGAAAACAGCTGGCACACAGCCTCAGCCTCACGGAAACTCAG GTAAAAGTATGGTTTCAGAACAGACGGACAAAGTTCAAGCGGCAAAAGTTGGAAGAGGAAGGTTCAGACtcacaacagaagaaaaaagggaCTCATCACATTAACCGGTGGAGAATCGCCACCAAACAAGCCAGCCCAGAGGAAATCGACGTCACGTCGGACGATTAA
- the EMX2 gene encoding homeobox protein EMX2 isoform X2 has product MFQPTPKRCFTIESLVAKDSPLPASRSEDPIRPAALSYANSSPMNPFLNGFHSTGRGVYSNPDLVFAEAVSHPPNPAVPVHPVPPPHALAAHPLPASHSTHPLFASQQRDPSTFYPWLIHRYRYLGHRFQGKSMVSEQTDKVQAAKVGRGRFRLTTEEKRDSSH; this is encoded by the exons ATGTTTCAGCCCACACCCAAGCGGTGTTTCACCATCGAGTCGCTGGTGGCCAAAGACAGCCCCTTGCCCGCGTCTCGCTCCGAGGATCCTATCCGACCGGCGGCGCTCAGCTATGCCAATTCCAGCCCGATGAACCCTTTTCTCAACGGCTTCCACTCCACTGGCAGGGGGGTCTACTCCAACCCGGACTTGGTCTTTGCAGAGGCCGTCTCGCACCCGCCGAACCCGGCCGTGCCGGTCCATCCCGTGCCCCCTCCTCACGCCCTGGCCGCCCACCCGCTGCCTGCCTCGCACTCCACGCACCCGCTCTTCGCCTCGCAGCAAAGGGACCCCTCCACCTTCTACCCGTGGCTAATACACCGCTACCGGTATCTGGGCCACAGGTTCCAAG GTAAAAGTATGGTTTCAGAACAGACGGACAAAGTTCAAGCGGCAAAAGTTGGAAGAGGAAGGTTCAGACtcacaacagaagaaaaaagggaCTCATCACATTAA